The genomic segment AGGACCGCCCAGCAGAGATGGATACGgcggaggcagaggcagccaCCTCTACACGCATCCTAGCAGCAGTAGTCTCGCAGTTGGCCAGAGCCAAAGTGACCTGCCTGGCCAAAGAGCTCCTTCGGCAATTTTCGACGACATGCTCGACGTACACGGGAATGGTCCTCGCGAACGCTATTAGTTGGAGCGGGATTCGAGCAGGACGACGTTGACGCCATCGGAGAGCAGGACCACATTGGCTCCGTCAGCTAGCAGGGTCACCTTGACGCCATCGGAGAGCAGGACCACATTGGCTCCGTCAGCTAGCAGGGTCACCTTGACACCTTCAGCTAGTAGGAGCAGATTTATGGAGAGGCTATCTATTAGCAACGATTGTTCGACTGGCCAGGATTCGTATCTTTACTGAAACAGTCAGTGCCGGAGACAGAAGGCTGACTGGTATGTCGCAAAGCTGCTTGCGACAAGCACGCCTGGAAGGATGGAAGCACGCACATCTCAGTGTTCGGCGATGGCATGCACGGCGAACATGCACCCTTGCTTCGCCCTGGAAGAATTTTGCATAAGACCTGCGACGAGGCAATGTCTTTGATGTTCCCCTGCGTGTGTCATGCAGCGGTGAGAACTGTGCCGCTCTTGCTCACGAGCCAGTGGCAGTTCAGGCAATTGAGGTCTGTCGGCTAGACAACAAGCTATGATTGCGATCAGAGGCATGAGCCCAGGCGAAATTTTGAGTACGAGGCGGAGGCATGAGGGCGCGGCGAAGGCGTGGAATGTTAATGTGTACATGATTAGAACTTTGATGCAATTCTTGTCGACACAGCGGCTACATGTATGATGGGCAGATGATACTTATGAGTACTAATTCAACTCTGTTGCCTCTTCGGAATTTTCCTCAATCGCCATTTGCTTTTCCAGTACAATTTCCCTGCTAAGTCTTAACATATAGTATCGCAATTCACAATGGCGAACAATGAATCAGCATGGTTCGCTCGAACTCGGAATGAATTGAGAGTGAAGTGAACTCCCGCACTGACCCTTCGGAAGAGCGGACTTGGAAGCGGGGATAACAAGCCGACCTCAACTCTTCCAGCTCCGTCAGCCAGCCATTGAGTTGCGCACAACGACAGCTCCAAAACCAGCACCCTCTCGCGCCGCCAACGACCTCCGCCCACTCGCTCGGTTCTCACCTTCGACAGCGCATATCCGGCCAAGGAAGCAAGTCAGTAATCATGGCCGCCGCGATCAAGGCGATCAACGCCAAAATCCGGTCGAACCCGGTGTCGGATTACCTCTGCTCAACACGTACGTCCCGACCACGGGCTCGCTGTGCTCCATAAGCGTGCGCGAAATACTCGgaaagaagagaagctgATATGATCATGCGCAACAGATTTCTGGGGTCCCGCGAGTAACTTTGGTATTCCTCTCGCCGCAGTCATGGATACGCAAAAGGATCCTGAAATGTACGTCcttttcctcctcctctccctttCCACTCCTCCCACCAGCCCAAACTAACACGCCTTTCTTTCTTGTTTATAGTATCTCCGGCCGCATGACCGCCGCCCTCTGCGGCTACTCCGCCGTTTTCATGCGCTACTCTCTCGCCGTCACACCGAAGAACTACCTCCTCTTCGGCTGCCATTTGGTCAATTTCAGCGCGCAATCGACGCAGGCTTACAGATTTATCAACTGGTGGTATATGGGTGGACGGGAAAAGAATTTTGAGGCCAAGGCGAAAGAGGGTTTGAATAAGGCTGAGGGGGTTGTGGGGCAGGcgcaggagaaggcgaaggagttGGTTGGgaaggtggaggagaaggttgGACGGTAAGGTCAAGAGCCTGGGATAAACTTGGAAGGAAGAGGTTAAGGTGTTGATGAGGGGGAGTATATCTCAGTTGGAGTGCGGTGTGGGAAGTGCGACACGGACTTGCGCGTGCGAAGTTGTCTGGAAATGGCGATGGAGCTGGACGCGAGACTTCGGTTGGTGCTTTTGATATCTGTATAGTGGCATCTCGATCGTAATTGAGCGTTGCAAGGTTCAAACACAGTGGATTTCCCGCTCGAGGTCTTAGAACGGTAAGTGACGAGGCCCGCTCGCGAAATGTTTCAGTGGGGGGTTTCACGCGCGAACAACACAATGGAGAATCAAATGGACGAGACATGAAGCTGAGCTGGTGAAAATTCTGCCCCAGGCCACTGCATCAAGACACGCATACGAAATAGAAGAAGTTTGAATACCGCCAGACCACGCTCCTCTCATACACGACCGAACCAGTCTCTGCAAACCCTGTCAAGCAAAAGAAGCACGGCAAACGACGATACCCATGATCTACCAGCCTACCCTCCCAGACTCGCCGCCTCCCCATCCCTCCCTCGATAAAACCCTTGCATCTCCGCCCTCTGCTCCTTCCAAATCGCCTTCAAAATCGGATCATGACTCGGATCACCATCCCAATACTTGGCATGAAAACTCCTCGCCCCACCTCTCCAATCATTCGCCGTCGGCCAATTAACATTCCAGCCATACCACAACGGCTTCCACGGCATATTTCCATCTTGTCGATGCGCATAATTGAGTAAATTCTGCTCTGGAAAGCTCGGATCGAAACGGCCCTGGAGTTGTAGGAGACTCATGTAGTAGTCAAAGAGCTTGAGAGATGGCGTGAAAATGAAGAAGCCGCAGTTGAGATAGCTGAGATCGGTGGGTGGAGGGTATGGGTGATCGTAGCCCCAGAAATCGCTGTGTGTGGCGAACATGTAAGTGCGAGGAAGTtcggcttcatcttcttttATGGCTTGAGGGAGGGCTTTGGTGCCTTGGGTGAGAGTCGAttcgtcgaagaagacgcCATCGAGCGGTGCGGTGACGAGGGTATCGGCGTCGATGAAGAGAATTTTGTCGTAGTCGGTGAGTTGGAAGAGGCGGAGTTTGGAGAGGACGTCGGCCCAGCGAGGGTCGGCGGCTTGGACCCAGTCTTTTTTGAGCTTTTCTACGAGGACGATTGTTGCGCCGTCTTTTTTGAGGCGGTCGCGTTTGCGTTTGGAGACGTCGCGCGTGCAGACTACGAGGAAGGGAATGCTGTTGTTTGTTCCGGCGGATTTGGAGTGGAGGAGTTGGTAGGCAAGGACACGAGCGCCTAGGTAGTAGCCATCATCTGCGTCGTCTATTGCTGCTGATTCCTCGTCTGTTTCTCGACGATCGCCACTTGTGCTGCCGGCGAGGAAGGTTGCGTAGGCGACTTTGTGCGTTTGGAGGACGACTTGCTGCGAATATGGTGCCGCGCCTTTGGGTCGAGGAGGAAGCCAGCGGTGGTTGTGGTGAGTGGATTTCAAGGAGAGAGTGACGAGCGATGAGGCTAAGAACAGAAAGATACAAAGACCGACAGTCTTCGGATTAGCAGCAGTCATTGTAGCATGATGTTGCAGTCGGAACGGTAGAGTGAAAGTAGCAGAGTGGCATCTTCAGGACGTGAAGCTCGTGGCATTCCAGTCTGGGATCTAGAGCGAGGGGCTTATCGCCAAAGGGATGAGGGCAGAGGTCACTTCAGTCCACGCATCGGATCAGATCCAACAAAACGCCTGGTAGTGAAATTTCCCGGTATGGCACTCATCGTAGTAGGAGAAGCCATACCCAAAACAGCGACTATTTGATGGGCGTCAGCGTAACAAATGCGTTTCAAAGCACATAAATCCCCTTCTCGCAGTCATTGATCTACCACCCCTACACGTGTGCATAATCGGCCCTCATTGAAGGAATTGTCAGCCTTTGCCTACAGGGCTCTTGAAAACAGCTTTCAATCGTGGCATGGCACGAGCTACGTCTAAATCCAGGCAGATTCCGTGCGACCACCTTGTCTTGAACATTTGCATAGAAGCGGAAATGGCCGTTATGCCGCGTGCGTTCTTGAAACTCGGAGGGTATAGCACAGCGACAAGGCCTGAATGGAAAAGGTTGGATGAGGTCGATGAACGACGGAGGTTGATGTGCACTTCGTTCGGAAAGTGAGAGAGGCGACAGCAGGAGCCGGGCCGGAATCCGACGGCAACAGCCAATCAGAGAGTCGGATGATCTCCATCGCTGGCTCCACTCAGATGACAAGTTCGAGGCTGCCATCTGTTTACGACACCATCATCTGCATCCAACTGTGGCGTTTCTGGGAGTTTCCACCGGCACTGCATTTCCAATACCCCAAGTCCTTCCTTTGGCGGCGGGCCATTCGCTCTCATTTGGACCTCAGACATTCACCCAACACGTCTGCCCTTCAAACACACCATGATAACAGCCAACATCATCCACTAGGTCCGACTTGCCTTCACCATGGCCTCTACAGACGAGCAACGTGAGTTGTCGCTCGTCGGCAAGGTCGAGCTGAAGATAGCCCTCACGGATACCGATACCAAGCTCGAAACGATTCTGAAGACTTACCTGGCACCActgctgctcaagctcgCCTCGCCCCACGAAAGTGTCAGGAAGAAGGTCATCACCATATGCCAGCACGTCAATACTCGCATACAGCCGAAGTCCATTCAACTGCCAGTCGCTGCGCTTGTTAAGCAATTCAAAGAGCAGGAAAGCTCTCTCATTCGCCACTTCGATCTTCTTTACATTCAACAGGGCGTTGTCCGACTGTCCAACGCCGACAAGGTAGATTTACTTCCTGTTGTTGTGAGCGGCATATCGAAGACCGGACAGCATGGCTCTCAGATCTTCTATCTGCTTTTGCGTATTTTGCCATCCATCGTGATACCCGCTCGAGGTAGCAAAGAGGACCTTGAATTGAGGTCCAATTTGTCAGTGTCTGATGAAGATGCTGCATATCTAGCAGGGCATCTGGGCAAATTGATACTTTTCACGCCACAAAAATCCGCGGGGAACAGCACTGCAACATGTCCAGGTCTGACTACAGAAGACTATGCTTTCTTGAGCGTGAATGGCAAGGATGAGTGGAATCCATCTGCTGGTGGTCTCAACCTACTTCAGACCAAGACTCTTGCTTCCAAGCTGCTTGCGAGTGGCTTGTTCCACGATAGCGATCGTTTCCTCCCAGCATTGTTCGCCTCGGCCGATCCAGCTTCATCGATCAGTGATGTTGGAGATGATATAATGAAGCGAGCTCTACCTGCTACAGACCTGGAAGACGAGGCTCTCATCAATACGCTCTATGACTTGTATTTTGGCAAAGGTACTGCACCAAGAGTACGTGCACCTCTGCGAATCAAGATCCTGAACCTTTTCGCCAAGTCCACCAAAAGTACCACCTTCGACAGTCGGATCATCAAATTGGTCCATGACGGCCTATCGACCACCTCGGatggtgaagatgtcgtcATGTCGAATGGACCAGTACAAAACGCGAACATCAGCCGGGAGACTCTCAAATTGAGGGCAGCGATATTCGCCTACATCACTTTTGTGGCAAGATTCGGCGATAAATCGACTTTGGAGACAGTTGCCATACCTATTGTAACCAAGTTGCGGGACTTCGTCGAGAATCAGGGCTGGCCCAAAATTGGACCAAGTGAGGATCTGACATCGCGTGCATATGCGTATGAAGTCATAGGGCTTCTCTCCAAATCTGGTCCCAAGAGCCTGCTCATTGAAGATGAGCATCCTTCTTTGGATCTGCTACGATGGCTCCTCGACTCGTTAGCGCGCGATGCCTCTGGCAACTCGATCATCGTCAGCATAGAAGAATCTCTTTCGACAATCCTCGGAGGAATGCATCGCTTTCCGTTGCAGACGCATGAGCAGCAAGTTCTCGAAGAGCTACTGATCGATCAGATGAATCAGTCCGCGAATCTCGAGGCTTCCTCCCGGCTCCGCAGCACCCGATACGTGGCGGTAAGGTTTGCGAATCGATGTTTACCTTATTCTTCAGTCAAAGGGCGCTGGATCGATGCGCTCGCGATGGGTGCAACTTCCGATCGTCCTGAAGTCagggaagaaggcgagcgaGGTCTCAGTCCTTACTGGCATCGCATGCTCAACGGTACTAGCGATGGGATCGAATCGGCAGAGACGAAGTTCCCGGGATTCCAGGCAGTCGTTCAGGAGTTCTTTGTCGTGCAAACCAAGATTATGAGCGATGAAGCAGGTGTCATAGCTCGAAGATCGAGAGAGGTATATGAGTCTTCATATCTCGGACTCACAGCTTTCGCCAGACGGATGCTCATTCAAGAAGCATTGAGCGAAGCTCAAATACCGCTCAATCTTGACAGCGAATGGGAGCGTCGACTAGATGCGATGGCGGAATCGGATCTACCTGCGCGGCAAGCAATCAAGAGCAGGGTCTCAGCACTGACTGTAGATGATGCACTTACGATAGATGTTGTGCTTTCGGCGCTATTTGAGTGCACAGCTCTGAAGTCTACCTCAGGAGAACATGGGCACCTCGTCGAATTGCTCTCGCTCAGCCCAGATGCGCTGGTCCAGAAACATATCGGCCGCGTGACTGAGCTTCAGCAAGTGTTGAAGTCGAACAACCACACACGTCGCATGGCCGCCGCTCACGCCTTTGGAATTCTGGCGTCTCACCAGAGTTTCAACTCTGCGGCAATTCTGAACGACCTGCTAGAAGTTGCCGGTTCGTGGCAGACAGCTGTCGGTACCAGCCTGAGTGCCACACACGGCGCCCTCGTCAGCCTTGGGTATTTTTACAGCAGGGCTTCTTGTCGTGGTCGATCGACAGCTGACCTCCCCAATTTTGGCCGATTCCTCCCTACACTgttcgatgtcttcgagaATGCAAGAGATGATTTACTGCAAGAAGCAACCTTTGTGACGATTGGTCAGCTATGCATGTTCAGCTGCCTCACGGCTGAGTTAATCGGCGAGCACTCTTCGATTGGCAAAGTATCGGAAAAATTGTATTCGAAAGCAAAAGATGGCAACGAGCCAGCGGTCCTATGCCTCGGACAGCTATCGATGATCGTGCcagaagatggcgacgactTGCAGAAGATTCAGGACAGCTTGCACAAACTCCACGAGGTCCGACAGTCGGAAGTGCACTTCACGGTCGGCGAAGCATTGACTTACGTGGCGAGTGGCTGGCACTCAACTGCTCTTGCCACGAAGctggatgtcgatgtcgaccCAGTGCCGCAGCTAGGCCAGGTAAGACAACACACACTCGGAAAGCTCGTCGACAAAGTGCTTGCGGACTGCGCGAATACCAAACCAGCTCTGAAGAAGGCCGCCGTCATGTGGCTATTGTGTCTGGTGCAATTCTGTGGCGAGCGATTGCAAGATCGACTCTCAGAATGTCAGACTGCGTTCCGAAGATGTCTCGCCGACAGAGACGAACTTGTCCAGGAAACCGCATCGAGAGGATTGGGGCTGGTATATGAAAAAGGTGATCGTAACCTCAAGGACGACCTCGTGCGCGAATTGGTGTCTTCGTTCTCATCGGACAAGCAGCAACTTGCTGGCAACGTCGCCGCTGACACTCAGTTATTCGAGCCTGGACAGCTGCCAACCGGAGACGGTTCAGTCTCTACTTACAAAGACATCATGAGTCTTGCTTCGGAAGTGGGCGACTCGAGCTTAGTATACAAGTTCATGTCCATGGCATCTTCCAATGCAATTTGGTCTAGCAGGGCTGCCTTTGGCCGATTTGGCCTTAGCCGGGTCCTTTCCGACTCCAGTGTCGATGGATATCTGGCCAACAATCCAAAGCTGTATCCAAAGCTGTTTCGATATCGCTTCGATCCCAACAGTGGCGTGCAGCGCTCCATGAATGAAATCTGGACAGCGCTTGTGCCTGATTCTGCAGCCACCATCACCAAACACTTTGATGCTATCATGGACGATCTCTTGGTGAGCATCCTAGGAAAAGAATGGCGAGTACGGCAAGCATGCTGCGCTGCGGTTGCAGATCTCGTCCAAGGAAGGCCGCTGGAGCAGTACGAGGGCTATCTTGAGCGTATCTGGACGCAGTGCTTCAAGGTGCTGGACGACATCAAGGAGTCTGTCCGCGCGGCCGCCGCTTCGCTCGCGAGAACACTGACCGGAGTACTCACCAGAGCTCTCGAGGCTGATCATAGCTCAACCAAAAATGCGTCAGCCATGTTGAAGCACGTACTGCCGTTTCTGTTATCGCCGTCTGGCATGGAGTCGAGCGCGAAGGAGACACAAATGTTCTCTGTGCACACTCTTCTGGAAATCATCAAGAAGGCCAATGGAGCGACGTTACGGCCTTTCATACCGGAGTTGGTCGAAAGACTGATCGGCCTGCTAAGTTCTCTTGAACCCGAAGCAGTGAACTATGTGCACATGAATGCATCAAAATACAATCTTACCGAGCAGAAGATCGACGATATGCGCCTGTCTAGCGTACGCAGCAGTCCGTTGATGGAAGCTATTGAGCGTTGTCTGGATCTGCTGGACGAGGAGACGATGCGCCAACTTCAGCCTAGGCTTGAGAGTGCCATGAAGAGCTCAGTCGGGCTGCCTTCGAAGGTCGGGTCCAGTCGGGTGCTCGTATCACTGGCGACGAGGCGTATGTTGCTGTTCCGAACTTATGCGGATGATACACTCAAGCTGCTGGAACGGCTAATCATCGATCGCAACGACACCGTCTCGAGCTCgtatgccgccgccgcaggGTATGTGGCGCGTGGAGCTTCTGACAAGCAAATCCTACGCTACATTAGTTTCGCAAGCAAGTTATACTTTGACTCTGAAGGAGACCGAGCTTCTTCAACGCCACGGCGCAGCATCGCTTCTGGAGAATTGATGCTCGCTTTTGCAAAGAATGCGAGTGACAAGTTCAGTGCCTTCGCCACAGCAGCTCTACCTTTCGTCTTTGTCGGCAAGCATGATTCCAACGAGCAAGTGCGCACGCCTTTCAAAGACACTTGGGAGGAGGCTGCTGGAGGATCACGAGCTGCGCAGCTATACCTGAAAGAGATATTGGACCTCTGCATGTCACATTTGGACTCTCCACAGTGGCACCTGAAGCATACGGCCGCTCGCACGGTAGCTGAAGCTACCAAGACTGCGTGCGCCGGCGAGTCGCAGCTATCTGCAGCCACCGGTGCCGCCTTGTGGCCAGCTATCGAAAAGGCTCTTTCGGGCAAGACTTGGGATGGCAAGGAGGATGTGCTCTCGGCTTTTGTCAAATTCGTCGAGTCGGCGCAGGTGTACTACTCCGAGAATGAAGTGGTTCGAAACGCCATCGTCAAGGTGAGTCGATGATGGTATATTGCTCTTAGTAATCCTTTGCTGACAGTATCGTGTTCTCAGATTGCGATCAGAGAAGCCAAACGTCAGAATGTGGGTTATCGCCAGCACTCCATAGGTGCACTCGCAAAGGTTGCACTTGCACGGACTGATGTAGACCTGAGCGAGGCGGTCTTGGAAGTTGCTGCTCCATTGTTAAGCGAGACTCCGGACGAAGATGCTATGGAGATCGATGGAGCTGACGGCGGCCGTAAAGCGGATGAAATGTACGTGCTCCAACAACCCCTCATATGCCCCCCGCTGACGTCCCTCAAGCAAGGAGATCACCACGGCGGGTGCTATCGAAGCCATCTTCGCTTCCATCAATCCTCGTGCATCATCCAGAACGGAATTGGAGCACAAGGCGTCTCGTGGTCTACACGAAGtggctgctgcgaagacTGCCACGAGTGCGCGTACCTTGCGAAGCCTTTTCGAAAGCCTTCAAAGCATGTTCGAGCGGGTCCGGAGGGAAGAGCGAAAGTTTGAACTGGATGCCACAGCCATCACAGACCTGAAGACGCTGCTATTCGGCCCTTCGATATCGATTCAGGCTATTCGCTTGGCAAGGGCGCGTGCGGTGCTGGCGTCTGTGACCACCTGTCCCACGATGTCGGCCCAGTTGGGGGAAGGAATCCGTGCGACCATGGCGGAGGAGCCGTCGAATGAAGTTCGACAGGTTCTAGAATCTGCATGGAAAGGCTGCGAGGCGTTATGAGGCGCTGTCTGTACGACCACGCGCATGGCCAACACGTGGGAATGTGGTCCCGGAGCTAGACTGCAGCCTTCCTGCAGCCATACATAGGGCATTCGTAGACTAGCTAGCACTTCATCGTGACGCCAGCCTACCTACCCTGCGAGGCTGTTCGAGGTCTGAGGTGAGCCTCGTTGACAACACTTCTAGGCCATCAACAGCAAATGGTCAATTCGACTCGCATTCGTCGAGGATGCCAGTCTGTTCCAGAATTTCAAGCAAGCCAAGCAAGCCACATGGCGCAAGAGCTTGCTCGATTGGGTTTGGACCGAGACGTCCTTTTCGCCACAACACCTCGATACCAGACCATCGCTGCCCAATGGGACACAAGCCTACGGTAATTCAATGTGTCTTGCGCGCCGTCTGCATGACTCTCGTGACGCCATCGTAACCGAAACGACACGGAAAAACCGCCATGTTGACACCAGAAGAGCGATGAGtgatgcagaagctggaggcgAATTCCTTCCTCCGCCAGCGTGCTCGTGCAGCGTCAAGGACGCTGCATCGGGGCCACGGACACGCTCCTATTGGCAATTGCAAGCCACAATGCACGAGCTAGGACTGTGACCGGCAAGGCGGTTCCAGTTTCGCTGCCCTGCTGTGCACGCAGCGCAGACCGCATGCGGAGAATTTGCATTATGGTCAGGCTATGTATAACTCCACCTATGGTGCAAAATCGTCCGTGAATGGTCACACGGGTTCTCGAATATTCACGCAGTGCTGGGGGGCATGCAAGGGCGGAACAAAGCACAAGCCCTCAGCCGGAGCCCTAATGCCTACTCTCTGCCACCGGCCACACCCACCCACCGggcttgcagcttcttggcgTGACTACACACGCTGCACGCTGGTGGCCATGGCTTCCTCGTTCGCTTAACACAGATGGGCTGTGATCATGACAAGGCCAGCTTCCAATGGTCTTCTTTAAGCAAGCTTCCGGCCACCCTGCGCTAGGCTCTCCAAAGAAACAGTAGCAGCTCAGTAGCTTACCATTCTTCGATTCGCCTTCATATCCCGAGACAGCAACAGGTTGTGCCATTCGGTTCCGTTCCAGTGGCACTATGTGGCAGCACGTGGCAGCCACTATCATCAGCCCAGGACCTTAGCCGTCGACTACGACCATGAGGCTGATACTTGCATCGCGCTTTCGGGAGCCCCTTCCTCCTCGAAGGACGTGTAGCAAGCGTTCGAGTCGATTGACAGAGCAGAATCGGGCGCGATCCGAGGCTCGCCTTTTGCTCTTTTCTCGAATGTGGCTGCAGTTGTTTCCGTCCACAAAGTGTGCCGCCGAGCGTATGTGGTCGTCGTCCAAGTGTTACTACCAGTCGGACGCTTCTTCGACACTGATCGGACAACTCGCCGCAGCCATGCTACTCAATTTGAGTTCATATATATGAGCGATGCGCTCGCAGTGCTCGTGACTATTCTCAAGTGCAGGCTCTGAAATGATCGTATACCCAGTAAGACTGGACTTCTAAGACCTTTCGAGCTGGCAGAGCTGACTTTTGGCGCAGTGACAGCTCTCATACAATTCTTGGACGCTTCATCGGCTACATTGACCACAGTTCGGAGAGACCCTCTTGGTCGGCCGTTGTTGTGCTGGCAAGCGAGTAAGAGGATGCAACCCGGCCGACAGCAGGCCACGTCTGGCCCTTcgaaacaacaacaaccaccacGACCTCAACTGCCGCCGCTGGCTCCTAGTGATGCTTTGTCGTCTTCGAAGGAGAAACGACCTTCTGCTCCTTCTACTACCAAAGCACGTACCGCTCGCCTATCGCATCGATCGAGGGCTGGTTGCTGGACTTGTCGGAGTCGGAAAGTGAAATGCGACGAAGCTCGTAAGTTATTTCCTTTGACAGGTTTGCAGATCTGCGAACACAGGTCAAAACGACACAGCATGCCATCGCGAATCGGCGTCGGTAGATTGGACGTCTTCGATCATCTGTGCTGACCATCGAACTGTGTCCAGATCCGCGATGTGGGCAATGCACACGACTGAATCGCAAATGCGACTGGAACTTCAGATGGAACTTCACTGATGCTACGACGAATACTCAAAAGCGATTCAGTAATGTCAAGACAGAGGGCAATGCGGTCTGGGATCCTACCACGCCCACGTCCACGTCTCCCTCTTCTTACTATCAACGAGACGATCTTCCTGCCTTTTCTGAGCTCAAGTCAGAAGAAGACCGGGAACGAAAAGCTGAATCTCACAAGCCAGGTACTTTTGGCGTGATTGTTACTCCAGAGAGCTTCCACGATCTGCCAGAATATGCAGCCTCAACATCCCATGAATCGAGTAATCGACGAAGAACAAGTACTCATTCATGTCGAGGCGGAAGGAGTAGCCCACGACCTTCACCAAGGCGAGCTACAACACTGCCTCCAGATCCGAATATGGTGATTCTGGATCGATTCGAAGATTCATCGTCAGAAGCTACGATGCCGATATGCAGCTCAAGAGAGGACTTCTCTGAATCGATCCAAGCTCTCTCGATCACGAGTCCACCCTACACACCGAGTACGACTTCAACAGCAGCGACGGCAAGTATaagagaagacgaggagtTGGTCACCCATTTTCGACAATACATCGTTCCGAGGCTCGTTCATCCACAATCTGAAGCGATGCGCGGCATTGCGTCGCAAGGATCAACGACCGATGTTCTCGAGCGTGAAGCTGCGAGATTCCCGCCTCTTCGACATGCGTTGTGTGCCATCAGTGCTCTGAATCTGGCATACAGTGGTCATTCCTCGTTGGAAGAAGCCATGCAGAATTACCACCAGGCGCTCGCAgcgtcttctgcttccaaTATGGCGAACGATCTCCTATCAGACGGCGTCTTCTTCAGACATTATCTGCTTTTCGTGTACGACATCTGTGTACCGATGCAGTCTGACGATCTCGGATCCGACATGTGGGCGAAGCACCTGACACAACTACAACGGATCGCGGTTCAACGGCATCACCATCACAGAGGGCAAGAGTTGCACGCGTATACGATCTGGAATATTTGCGAGCTTGATATCTATGCTTGTTTGATGGGCAGTGGTACATGCGAATTTCTGCGGACGATCATCCAGAACAACATGCTGCCACATATAAGTCAGCAAGTGCCAAAGCTCACAATGGGGCACACTCCACAACTCAGTCCGCACAAAGAGCAGCTATTCTCGGCGATTCTTCGACTGAACGAAGGAGTCCTCCTTCGAGCTGCAATCATAGCTCAAAGAGCTCAGAATTGCAGAGCAGGAATGGTAAATGACCAGCAAGCCGCTCTGCTGTCACCTGGTCGACTCGCTCACTGGACTGCAATCGCTGCACAAGCACAGAATGACCTCTTAGCATTTTGGCAACACGCACTACCACCACAGCTCACTTCCGAATCTACAAATCCAAATACGATTGGTGACCTACCCGACCGCGCCAAAACAGTCTTCGAAGGCGCTCTCCTCCTCTACCACGCCATGATCATCTACTCCCGCACCAGCATGTTCCGCGGTCAACGTCCAATCCCCACCGCAACACACATGGACATCCCACAAGACACCGAACGACGCATCAATACTATCTTTACACTATCAAATCGACAAATCGAAAATGGTCAAGTTGAGAGACGAAATTCCGTTTTTGCAATTTTCATCGCTGGAGTGGCCAGTAATATCGACGCGTCTAAAGTCCGGGCGATTGAGCTTATAAGAGGATTTGAGGGCAATGGAATTGGGCAGAATACGGCTAGGACGAGACAACTGCTCGTGGAGGTTAGGGAGGAGCAGAGGAGGGTT from the Cercospora beticola chromosome 9, complete sequence genome contains:
- the MPC1 gene encoding pyruvate transporter mpc1, giving the protein MAAAIKAINAKIRSNPVSDYLCSTHFWGPASNFGIPLAAVMDTQKDPEIISGRMTAALCGYSAVFMRYSLAVTPKNYLLFGCHLVNFSAQSTQAYRFINWWYMGGREKNFEAKAKEGLNKAEGVVGQAQEKAKELVGKVEEKVGR
- a CDS encoding uncharacterized protein (CAZy:GT8); this translates as MTAANPKTVGLCIFLFLASSLVTLSLKSTHHNHRWLPPRPKGAAPYSQQVVLQTHKVAYATFLAGSTSGDRRETDEESAAIDDADDGYYLGARVLAYQLLHSKSAGTNNSIPFLVVCTRDVSKRKRDRLKKDGATIVLVEKLKKDWVQAADPRWADVLSKLRLFQLTDYDKILFIDADTLVTAPLDGVFFDESTLTQGTKALPQAIKEDEAELPRTYMFATHSDFWGYDHPYPPPTDLSYLNCGFFIFTPSLKLFDYYMSLLQLQGRFDPSFPEQNLLNYAHRQDGNMPWKPLWYGWNVNWPTANDWRGGARSFHAKYWDGDPSHDPILKAIWKEQRAEMQGFYRGRDGEAASLGG